One stretch of Akkermansia sp. RCC_12PD DNA includes these proteins:
- the fabD gene encoding ACP S-malonyltransferase encodes MDAVLLFSGQGAQKVGMGKDLYDKYPTAKALIEQADKALGESLSTVMFEGPGEELTRTCNCQPALYVHGLACLAVLKELAPSLNPVAAAGLSLGEFTAHAAAGTYSFEEGLRLVQKRGAFMEEACNATKGTMAAMIGGSDENVIKLAQECDVDVANFNCPGQTVISGTEEGVDKAIAGAKGAGCKIAKKLNVAGAYHSRLMHSAMVKLAEELKNVSFGTPSMPVYCNYEARVVEGPDDIRSMLEHQVCGSVRWTASMQKLVDQGHRLFIELGPGKTLAGMMGRICKDATVISIEDVPSLEAAVAELGK; translated from the coding sequence ATGGACGCAGTATTATTGTTTTCCGGACAGGGTGCCCAGAAGGTGGGCATGGGCAAAGATTTGTATGACAAGTATCCTACCGCCAAAGCCCTGATTGAGCAGGCCGACAAAGCCTTGGGGGAATCTCTCTCCACCGTCATGTTTGAAGGCCCCGGCGAAGAACTCACCCGCACCTGCAATTGCCAGCCGGCCCTGTATGTGCATGGCCTGGCCTGTCTGGCCGTTCTCAAGGAACTGGCGCCGTCCCTGAATCCCGTAGCCGCCGCCGGCCTCTCCCTGGGGGAATTCACGGCTCATGCCGCCGCCGGTACCTATTCCTTTGAAGAAGGGTTGCGCCTGGTTCAGAAACGCGGAGCTTTCATGGAGGAAGCCTGCAACGCCACCAAGGGCACCATGGCCGCGATGATCGGCGGTTCCGATGAGAACGTCATCAAACTGGCGCAGGAATGCGATGTGGACGTAGCCAACTTCAACTGTCCCGGCCAGACCGTCATTTCCGGTACGGAAGAAGGCGTGGACAAGGCCATTGCCGGAGCCAAGGGCGCCGGATGCAAGATCGCCAAAAAGCTCAACGTGGCGGGCGCCTATCACTCCCGCCTGATGCACAGCGCCATGGTGAAGCTGGCGGAAGAGCTCAAAAATGTTTCCTTCGGTACTCCGTCAATGCCCGTGTACTGCAATTATGAAGCGCGCGTGGTGGAAGGTCCCGACGATATCCGCAGCATGCTGGAACATCAGGTGTGCGGTTCCGTACGTTGGACGGCCTCCATGCAGAAGCTTGTGGACCAGGGCCACCGCCTCTTCATTGAGCTGGGGCCGGGCAAGACCCTGGCCGGCATGATGGGCCGCATCTGCAAGGATGCCACTGTTATTTCCATTGAAGACGTGCCCAGTCTGGAAGCCGCCGTTGCGGAACTGGGCAAGTAA
- the rplQ gene encoding 50S ribosomal protein L17, whose translation MRHGVKTSKLQRNASHRRALLANQACSLILNGRITTTLAKAKALRPYVEKLITLAKRGDVHSRRQAIATIHNTTAVKRLFDEIAPLCAERKGGYTRIIKLGQRMTDSALVAMIEIIDLPREAAETEEAPATTEATA comes from the coding sequence ATGAGACACGGTGTAAAAACCTCCAAGCTTCAGCGCAATGCCTCCCATCGCAGGGCTTTGCTCGCCAACCAGGCATGCAGCCTCATCCTCAATGGGCGGATCACCACCACCCTGGCCAAGGCCAAGGCTCTGCGCCCCTATGTGGAAAAGCTCATCACGCTTGCCAAGCGCGGTGACGTGCATTCCCGCCGCCAGGCCATCGCCACTATTCACAACACGACGGCCGTCAAGCGCCTGTTTGATGAAATCGCCCCCCTTTGCGCGGAACGCAAGGGCGGTTATACCCGCATCATCAAGCTTGGTCAGCGCATGACCGACTCCGCTCTCGTGGCCATGATCGAAATCATCGATCTGCCCCGTGAAGCGGCTGAAACGGAAGAAGCTCCCGCGACGACGGAAGCCACTGCCTGA
- a CDS encoding DNA-directed RNA polymerase subunit alpha — MSENETTTAEETAVTTLARFEVPSRLEKIEDPNDPNHLTFVAEPFENGYGHTLGNSLRRVLLGSLEGAAITSVRIAGAQHEFSSLPGVVEDVTEIVLNLKKVKFKHHGKEPRLLSLRVHKQGVVTAADIADDTTYQVVNPDQIICTLDQDTMFECEFQVRVGRGFATGDENKVPDMPIGVIPIDSIFSPVTRVKYSVQNTRVGQMTDYDKLTLEVWTDGRISPADAMLQASAILRHHLDVFVNYDDNQVNFEEAPSAVQDEETARLRKLLNMSVNEIELSVRAANCLNNANITTVGQLAMKSESEMLKYRNFGKKSLNEIKDKLLELGLSLGVQVDPSLLTGPVPQAKPRLGLEEESPVGLADLIAANIEDDDD, encoded by the coding sequence ATGTCGGAAAACGAAACCACTACTGCAGAAGAAACGGCCGTTACCACGCTGGCCCGCTTTGAAGTCCCCAGCCGCCTGGAAAAGATTGAGGATCCGAACGATCCGAACCATCTGACCTTTGTGGCGGAACCGTTTGAAAACGGTTACGGACACACGCTTGGCAACTCCCTGCGCCGCGTTCTTCTGGGCTCCCTTGAAGGGGCTGCCATCACCTCCGTCCGCATCGCCGGCGCCCAGCATGAATTCTCCTCCCTTCCCGGGGTGGTGGAAGATGTCACGGAAATCGTGCTGAACCTGAAAAAGGTCAAGTTCAAGCACCATGGCAAGGAACCGCGCCTGCTTTCCCTGCGCGTACACAAGCAGGGCGTTGTGACCGCCGCCGATATTGCCGACGATACCACTTACCAGGTCGTCAACCCCGACCAGATCATCTGCACCCTGGACCAGGACACCATGTTTGAATGCGAATTCCAGGTGCGCGTCGGCCGCGGCTTTGCCACCGGCGACGAAAACAAGGTGCCGGACATGCCCATCGGCGTGATTCCGATTGACTCCATTTTCTCCCCAGTTACCCGTGTGAAGTATTCCGTGCAGAATACCCGCGTGGGCCAGATGACCGACTATGACAAGCTGACCCTTGAAGTCTGGACGGACGGCCGCATCAGCCCGGCTGACGCCATGCTCCAGGCCTCCGCCATTCTGCGCCACCATCTGGACGTGTTCGTCAACTACGACGACAACCAGGTCAACTTCGAGGAAGCCCCCTCCGCCGTCCAGGACGAGGAAACGGCCCGCCTGCGCAAGCTGCTCAACATGAGCGTCAACGAAATCGAGCTTTCCGTACGCGCCGCCAACTGCCTCAACAACGCCAACATCACCACCGTCGGACAGCTTGCCATGAAGAGCGAAAGCGAAATGCTCAAGTACCGCAACTTTGGCAAGAAGTCCCTCAACGAGATCAAGGACAAGCTGCTGGAACTGGGCCTTTCCCTGGGCGTCCAGGTGGACCCCTCCCTGCTGACCGGCCCCGTGCCGCAGGCCAAGCCGCGCCTGGGCCTGGAAGAGGAAAGCCCCGTGGGCCTGGCGGACCTGATTGCCGCCAACATCGAAGACGACGACGACTAA
- a CDS encoding TIGR00730 family Rossman fold protein: MKHPDFLDNRDFTGEDKKRPSTLHMDTSYKALEGDVKKLSETASTRHDPRYLQEYIKTGINMAQSDASDHDFTVLIRAGREMYRANCVFAPYRHIRKVSIFGSARIRHDEPAYETAREFAREANEHGYMVITGGGPGIMQAANEGAGEERSFGLNITLPYEQTSNHVVANSNKLINFYYFFVRKLNFVAESDAMVAFPGGFGTMDEVFETLTLIQTGKATIYPIVLLDSPGKTFWLNWLAFIRVELVDAGLISEDDLHLIHVTKNPAEAIDHIDRFYRIFHSYRFIGDTIAIRLNAPIPAQWVEHLERDFADLILPGGRMVQTGPLPDEADEPHLDKLPRIAFPIRRGNYGRLRLLIDRINEAPSRTYTPAPHA, translated from the coding sequence ATGAAGCATCCTGATTTTCTGGACAACAGGGATTTTACGGGGGAAGACAAGAAGCGCCCCTCCACCCTGCACATGGACACCAGCTACAAGGCCCTGGAAGGGGACGTAAAAAAACTTTCGGAAACCGCCTCTACCCGGCATGACCCCCGCTATTTGCAGGAATATATCAAAACGGGCATCAACATGGCGCAGTCGGACGCTTCCGACCACGATTTCACCGTCCTGATCCGCGCCGGGCGGGAGATGTACCGCGCCAACTGCGTGTTCGCGCCGTACCGCCACATCCGCAAGGTATCCATCTTCGGTTCCGCGCGCATCCGGCACGATGAGCCGGCCTATGAAACGGCGCGGGAATTCGCCCGGGAAGCCAACGAACACGGCTACATGGTCATCACGGGGGGAGGTCCCGGCATCATGCAGGCGGCCAATGAAGGGGCCGGGGAGGAACGCTCCTTCGGCCTGAACATCACGCTGCCCTATGAACAGACCTCCAACCATGTGGTGGCCAACAGCAACAAGTTGATCAACTTTTACTACTTCTTCGTCAGAAAGCTGAACTTCGTGGCGGAAAGCGACGCCATGGTGGCGTTCCCCGGCGGCTTCGGCACCATGGACGAAGTGTTTGAGACCCTCACGCTGATCCAGACCGGGAAAGCCACCATTTACCCCATCGTCCTGCTGGACTCCCCCGGCAAGACCTTCTGGCTGAACTGGCTGGCCTTCATCCGCGTGGAGCTGGTAGACGCCGGCCTCATTTCGGAAGACGACCTGCATCTGATCCACGTCACCAAGAATCCGGCGGAAGCCATCGACCACATCGACCGGTTCTACCGCATTTTCCATTCCTACCGCTTCATCGGGGACACGATCGCCATCCGCCTGAACGCCCCCATTCCAGCCCAGTGGGTGGAACACCTGGAACGGGATTTTGCAGACCTGATCCTGCCCGGAGGCCGCATGGTCCAGACCGGCCCCCTGCCGGACGAAGCGGACGAACCCCATCTGGACAAACTGCCGCGCATCGCCTTCCCCATCCGGCGCGGCAATTACGGCAGGCTGCGCCTGCTGATCGACCGCATCAACGAGGCCCCCAGCAGGACCTACACCCCCGCCCCCCATGCCTGA
- a CDS encoding A24 family peptidase has protein sequence MPELFPAWLIPLVFGMAGACIGSFLNVVIYRVPLGISINDPARSFCPECDEPIPWYLNIPVFSWLFLRGKSACCRTPISFRYWLVELLTALIFAAMAWKYADMSLAAAVLLCVWSALAIVIIFIDAEHLIVYRSQALAAAAAGVGASCFFPFLLPDKDIMTWTDAFQGAVLGGAAGYAIIRLVIELGKLLFGSWKEHFDTPAAWSLKEPESDHEELQLVVNGQRHDWSMLFHRTADRAVLSGGSVVIDGEEQSPGDVILYRDRIELENGDVFPLENVESVEGALTDIHARREAMGSGDAWILMMAGCVGGWQGAVFCLFIGSLLGIAQAVVSRLGFGKNLPFGPALLSAAFIWLLGGDRWWFLYIRFISGE, from the coding sequence ATGCCTGAACTGTTTCCGGCATGGCTCATCCCCCTGGTCTTCGGGATGGCCGGGGCGTGCATAGGCTCTTTCCTGAACGTGGTCATTTACCGCGTTCCGCTGGGCATTTCCATCAATGATCCGGCGCGCTCCTTCTGCCCGGAATGCGATGAACCCATTCCCTGGTACCTGAACATTCCGGTCTTCAGCTGGCTGTTCCTGAGGGGGAAATCCGCATGCTGCCGGACACCCATTAGCTTCCGCTACTGGCTGGTGGAACTGCTGACGGCGCTCATCTTCGCGGCCATGGCCTGGAAATACGCGGATATGTCCCTGGCCGCCGCCGTTCTGCTCTGCGTGTGGAGCGCCCTGGCCATTGTCATCATCTTCATTGACGCGGAACATCTCATCGTTTACCGCTCCCAGGCGCTGGCCGCCGCCGCTGCGGGCGTGGGCGCCAGCTGCTTCTTCCCCTTCCTGCTGCCGGACAAGGATATCATGACCTGGACAGACGCTTTTCAAGGAGCCGTCCTGGGCGGAGCCGCAGGCTATGCCATCATCAGACTGGTCATTGAACTGGGCAAGCTGCTCTTCGGTTCATGGAAGGAGCATTTCGACACTCCCGCCGCATGGAGCTTGAAAGAGCCGGAATCCGACCATGAGGAATTGCAGCTTGTGGTCAACGGCCAGCGCCATGACTGGTCCATGCTTTTTCACCGCACTGCGGACAGGGCCGTGCTTTCCGGCGGTTCCGTCGTCATCGACGGAGAGGAGCAGTCCCCCGGCGACGTTATCTTGTACCGGGACAGAATAGAGCTGGAAAACGGAGACGTTTTTCCCCTGGAAAACGTGGAAAGTGTAGAAGGAGCCCTGACGGACATTCACGCAAGGCGGGAGGCCATGGGCTCCGGGGACGCCTGGATATTGATGATGGCCGGCTGCGTGGGAGGCTGGCAGGGAGCCGTTTTCTGCCTTTTTATCGGCTCTTTGCTGGGAATTGCCCAGGCTGTCGTCTCCCGCCTGGGTTTCGGTAAAAACCTCCCCTTCGGCCCTGCCCTGCTCAGCGCCGCCTTTATCTGGCTTCTGGGAGGCGACCGATGGTGGTTTCTGTACATCAGGTTCATTTCCGGAGAATAA